The proteins below are encoded in one region of Bdellovibrio bacteriovorus:
- a CDS encoding pirin family protein codes for MSSTQNNILMEIAPRLVSLGGPTVHRLMPYAKKRMIGPFIFFDYFPATDFAAGEGMEVRPHPHIGLSTLSYLLEGAVLHHDSLGHKQLLAPGDVNWMTAGKGISHSERVPPELHGKAHRLHLLQFWVALPLAEEDREPSFKHHAASDIPRFQVGDADVRLVAGSAFGKTSPVDVYSKLFFMDVQLKKGGTFEFDPGSQELAFFIIKGKLSLGEKEIAPDDFVILEHDSSLKITAMEDTQVVVLGGDSFPEPRHIFWNYVSSSKEKIEKAKQAWMDGSFPQVPGEPDIIPLPTPAPTPLS; via the coding sequence ATGAGTTCTACACAAAATAATATTCTTATGGAGATTGCTCCCCGTTTGGTCTCTCTCGGTGGCCCCACTGTGCATCGCTTGATGCCTTATGCGAAGAAACGCATGATTGGTCCGTTTATTTTTTTCGACTATTTTCCAGCAACGGATTTCGCTGCGGGAGAAGGCATGGAAGTACGCCCTCATCCCCACATCGGTCTTTCTACTTTAAGTTATTTGCTTGAAGGCGCGGTTCTTCACCACGATAGCCTCGGACATAAACAACTCCTTGCTCCAGGGGATGTGAATTGGATGACCGCAGGAAAAGGAATTTCGCACTCTGAGCGCGTGCCACCAGAACTTCATGGCAAAGCACATCGCCTGCACCTTCTGCAATTTTGGGTGGCTCTTCCGTTAGCGGAAGAAGACCGCGAGCCTTCATTCAAGCATCATGCTGCCTCTGACATTCCTCGCTTTCAGGTGGGTGATGCGGATGTGCGCTTGGTCGCGGGCTCCGCTTTCGGAAAAACATCGCCTGTCGATGTGTATTCAAAACTTTTCTTTATGGATGTGCAGTTAAAAAAAGGCGGAACTTTCGAATTTGATCCGGGCTCTCAGGAACTTGCGTTCTTCATCATCAAAGGAAAACTTTCTTTGGGAGAAAAAGAAATCGCCCCGGATGACTTCGTGATCTTGGAACATGATTCGTCATTAAAGATCACAGCAATGGAAGACACACAAGTTGTCGTATTAGGCGGAGACTCTTTTCCCGAGCCTCGACATATTTTTTGGAACTATGTTTCTTCATCGAAAGAGAAAATCGAGAAAGCAAAACAGGCCTGGATGGACGGAAGCTTTCCGCAGGTACCAGGGGAACCCGATATCATTCCCCTTCCGACTCCGGCCCCTACTCCGTTAAGCTAA
- a CDS encoding Crp/Fnr family transcriptional regulator, with amino-acid sequence MEAHLEELKRFEQFQGFGDNVVRYLCEGGRVTFNQHRDVLFHFEEQAHYFGIVLSGAYKLCRPSLGGSDSIVQVVLPGDIVGALIMCNPKPIYPVSVVSMGPSRFLKIPKDVYPTAWQMNAAVASRVQELLGRRMQQMHMHKVLMRSHLSVRLAQLLLDLMDQVSTEGVHKLKVPVTRQEMADVLGVTVESVIRTMSPWSKEGVIQTTEQYMQILRVDVLVKITLGAT; translated from the coding sequence ATGGAAGCACATTTAGAAGAGCTCAAACGATTCGAACAGTTTCAGGGATTTGGCGACAACGTGGTCCGCTATCTTTGCGAAGGGGGCCGGGTCACATTCAATCAACACCGCGATGTTTTATTTCATTTTGAAGAGCAGGCTCACTATTTTGGAATTGTTTTGAGTGGGGCGTATAAGCTGTGTCGTCCTTCTTTAGGAGGCAGTGATTCGATTGTGCAAGTCGTTCTGCCTGGCGATATCGTGGGTGCTTTAATCATGTGCAATCCGAAGCCGATTTATCCTGTTTCTGTAGTTTCTATGGGACCGTCTCGATTTTTAAAAATACCCAAAGATGTGTATCCCACGGCTTGGCAAATGAATGCGGCCGTCGCTAGTCGTGTGCAAGAATTATTAGGTAGAAGAATGCAGCAGATGCACATGCACAAAGTTTTAATGCGGTCTCATTTATCGGTGCGTTTAGCTCAACTGCTTTTAGATTTAATGGATCAGGTTTCGACCGAAGGTGTGCATAAACTAAAAGTTCCAGTGACTCGTCAAGAAATGGCCGACGTTTTAGGTGTCACCGTAGAATCGGTGATCAGAACGATGAGTCCATGGTCTAAAGAAGGAGTCATTCAAACCACTGAACAGTATATGCAAATTCTTCGTGTGGATGTCTTAGTGAAGATCACCCTCGGGGCGACCTAG
- a CDS encoding nitric oxide reductase activation protein NorD, producing MIFLNSRYPGFESLQDQAHRYFPEYFAEGVSKSSLGPWGGRDFTKEDTRALPVEGRMQVLSEEKTSAHESVRMKRTRKLQKLNEFNNEQDENPLVHAFEKVFTLDQFKGGRKKVDSSDDLDEHKNALTELKVDSTVHSEQSSRAYLRVDLQEGLENISTSEPTLNAQIHLYPEWNYRHHTFKKDWVQLFECGPQKEGEKSVNSPEMNTEEKKVCGILKNRFVIDLNQRLLKRGIVEGNEIDIDRLVDFQVDRFIGETPQEKVYQNKELARSDSAILILVDRSLSTDSWVGDHRVLDMELSCLKILANLLPELPVTWGAASFYSNTRREVHFDWLRPMSNKSTEFAGLDDIRPTGSTRLGPVIRHAVEVFSKIKSRRKMVLFLSDLKPTDFDFYEGVYGVSDFRKAVSEARSEGIGFHMLGFSSDSLDAVKKYFSVDEYECIADPTKTKEALWRWLKKRTL from the coding sequence TTGATTTTTTTGAATTCACGATATCCCGGGTTTGAATCTCTTCAAGATCAAGCGCATCGCTACTTTCCAGAATACTTTGCAGAGGGTGTTTCAAAATCGTCTTTGGGGCCGTGGGGGGGACGCGACTTTACCAAAGAAGACACCAGGGCATTGCCGGTTGAAGGTAGGATGCAAGTTCTTTCCGAAGAAAAAACTTCAGCGCATGAAAGCGTTCGGATGAAGCGAACGCGAAAACTGCAAAAACTTAATGAGTTCAACAACGAACAAGATGAAAATCCTTTGGTCCACGCTTTCGAAAAAGTTTTTACTTTAGATCAATTTAAGGGAGGACGTAAAAAAGTCGATTCCAGCGATGATTTAGACGAACATAAAAATGCTCTGACCGAACTGAAAGTGGACTCAACGGTTCATTCAGAACAATCCAGCCGTGCGTACTTAAGGGTGGACCTGCAAGAAGGGTTGGAAAACATTTCAACTTCGGAGCCGACCCTGAATGCCCAAATTCATCTCTACCCAGAGTGGAATTATCGCCATCACACTTTCAAAAAAGACTGGGTTCAGCTATTTGAATGTGGACCGCAAAAAGAAGGTGAAAAAAGCGTCAATTCGCCGGAAATGAATACGGAAGAAAAGAAAGTGTGCGGCATATTGAAGAATCGATTTGTAATTGATTTGAATCAACGGCTTTTAAAACGCGGCATTGTAGAAGGAAATGAGATCGATATCGATAGACTCGTGGATTTCCAGGTAGATCGTTTCATTGGTGAAACACCTCAGGAAAAAGTCTATCAGAATAAGGAGCTTGCACGAAGTGATAGCGCCATACTGATCTTAGTGGATCGCAGTCTTTCTACTGATTCCTGGGTGGGAGACCATCGGGTTTTGGATATGGAGCTGTCATGTTTAAAGATACTTGCGAACCTGCTACCGGAGTTGCCGGTGACTTGGGGAGCGGCAAGCTTTTATTCGAACACGCGACGAGAGGTGCACTTTGATTGGCTTCGCCCAATGTCGAATAAATCGACTGAATTTGCGGGCCTTGATGATATCCGACCTACAGGCTCGACACGACTAGGGCCGGTGATACGGCACGCGGTAGAGGTCTTCTCGAAGATCAAGTCGAGAAGAAAGATGGTGCTTTTTTTATCTGATTTAAAACCGACTGATTTTGACTTTTATGAAGGAGTTTACGGAGTGAGCGACTTCAGAAAGGCCGTCAGCGAAGCACGGTCAGAAGGAATCGGCTTCCACATGCTGGGTTTTTCATCAGATTCCCTGGATGCGGTAAAAAAATATTTTTCGGTTGATGAGTATGAATGTATCGCCGATCCGACGAAAACCAAAGAAGCCCTTTGGCGTTGGTTGAAAAAGAGGACACTTTAA
- a CDS encoding M23 family metallopeptidase, translating to MRNKFLSQLLGSLLVMTATPGLAQAFEEINDTLYLENKLAIHLYQASELADGKRALVSAIELPEESIISIDIHNINSALSDATSSPERIRFPFIPPGKTEITKNSAGFACGFRIVDVMDEDIRSDEIMDRTDLCLSLSDLRVTGALESNGTDALKSFNEFMQEGRLHSMNSLSKYVDRLRAERIEFGVIEKAAVQTVISPIKNCGRGCLTVTSEYGMRNHPVLRRKRLHKGIDLRAATGTSVVSVLDGKVLATRTEKNRRTKRISGYGHYVIVVHPGNKLETLYAHLSGFKSKAGQSVKQGDLIALSGNTGIGTAPHLHFETHIQGKRGYVPANPRSYLGSILSSVAWIANLFKIG from the coding sequence ATGCGAAATAAGTTTCTGTCACAGTTACTCGGAAGTCTTTTAGTAATGACTGCGACGCCAGGTTTGGCGCAGGCCTTTGAAGAAATCAATGACACGCTTTACTTGGAAAACAAGCTCGCCATTCATCTTTACCAAGCTTCGGAGCTTGCGGATGGCAAACGTGCCTTGGTCTCGGCGATTGAGTTGCCGGAAGAATCCATTATATCTATTGATATTCACAATATAAACTCTGCATTGAGTGATGCTACTAGTAGTCCGGAACGCATCCGCTTTCCTTTTATTCCTCCAGGAAAAACGGAGATCACTAAAAATAGCGCGGGTTTTGCCTGCGGCTTTCGCATCGTTGACGTGATGGATGAAGACATTCGCTCTGACGAGATCATGGATCGCACAGATCTTTGTCTTTCTTTATCCGATCTTAGAGTCACGGGTGCTTTAGAAAGTAACGGTACAGATGCTCTTAAATCCTTCAATGAATTTATGCAAGAAGGCCGTTTGCACTCGATGAATTCGTTATCTAAATACGTCGATCGTCTGCGTGCCGAAAGAATTGAATTTGGCGTGATTGAAAAAGCGGCCGTACAGACCGTCATCAGCCCGATTAAAAATTGCGGACGTGGTTGCTTAACAGTAACAAGTGAATACGGTATGCGTAATCACCCAGTTCTAAGACGTAAACGCTTGCATAAAGGAATTGATCTACGCGCAGCTACTGGCACCTCTGTAGTCAGCGTGCTTGATGGAAAAGTTCTAGCGACTCGCACAGAGAAAAATCGCCGTACAAAAAGAATTTCAGGTTATGGCCACTACGTCATCGTCGTTCATCCAGGAAATAAACTTGAAACCTTGTATGCTCACTTGTCTGGTTTTAAAAGCAAAGCGGGACAATCTGTGAAGCAAGGTGATCTTATCGCTCTTTCAGGCAACACAGGTATCGGAACAGCTCCGCACTTGCACTTTGAAACGCACATCCAGGGAAAACGCGGTTACGTTCCAGCAAACCCGCGCAGCTACTTAGGTTCAATCCTTTCTTCAGTAGCTTGGATCGCGAACCTTTTTAAAATCGGTTAA
- a CDS encoding CbbQ/NirQ/NorQ/GpvN family protein: MKENKLFYHPRDREIEFFEKAYKLSWPLLLKGPTGCGKSRFVQYMAEKVGRPLIEVACHEETSATDLVGRYILKGGETFWQDGPLVKALRDGAILYLDEVAEAREDIIVALHPVLDHRRTLFIDKTRETLHASPGFMIVASYNPHYQSHLKELKPSTKQRFMALSFDYPREDDEVEIVHKESGLEKTQVEKLVRFSAKVRSLDHLDLRETVSTRLIIAAAALIKEGAPRRASVDCGIIQALTDESETVEALREAAALYF; this comes from the coding sequence TTGAAAGAAAATAAACTTTTCTATCATCCTCGGGATCGAGAAATTGAATTCTTTGAAAAAGCTTACAAACTTTCTTGGCCTCTTTTGCTTAAGGGGCCAACGGGTTGTGGAAAGTCCCGCTTCGTTCAGTACATGGCAGAAAAAGTCGGACGACCGCTGATAGAAGTAGCTTGTCATGAAGAAACATCCGCCACGGATTTGGTAGGACGATACATCTTAAAAGGCGGGGAGACCTTCTGGCAAGATGGTCCGTTGGTGAAGGCCTTGCGCGATGGCGCCATTCTGTATCTGGATGAAGTGGCCGAGGCGCGTGAGGATATCATCGTGGCCCTTCATCCGGTGTTAGATCATCGTCGCACTCTTTTTATTGATAAAACGCGTGAAACCTTGCATGCCAGTCCCGGCTTTATGATCGTCGCTAGTTACAATCCTCATTATCAAAGTCATTTAAAGGAACTGAAGCCGTCGACGAAGCAAAGATTCATGGCACTTTCATTCGATTATCCCCGAGAAGACGATGAAGTCGAGATTGTGCATAAAGAAAGTGGACTAGAAAAAACTCAAGTTGAAAAGCTGGTTCGTTTTTCCGCAAAAGTTCGAAGCTTGGACCATCTCGATTTGCGAGAAACAGTTTCCACTCGCTTAATCATTGCGGCGGCAGCACTTATCAAAGAAGGAGCCCCGAGAAGAGCGTCGGTGGACTGTGGGATCATTCAAGCCCTTACAGATGAATCTGAAACCGTCGAAGCGCTGCGCGAAGCCGCGGCTCTTTATTTTTAG
- a CDS encoding rhomboid family intramembrane serine protease: MILPAPEDFRSYTRFPLTITLVVLNVFIFLLIFSGAPNSVSSANLLQKDGLTLTGRLYYQYLQTLPAELLYEKPAWVHEVTSNNTEQLGVLGAYALRDARYLATAETWAYKGDEIQINQWRSDIQQFRKKYQEQLLFRFGLSSYEKGALSWVTYQFSHSNWIHLISNLAFLAVIGIAVESLVGSGALLFIYMIGGIAGGAGFLFSEAHGTVPMVGASASISALLAFYCVAETRKRIRFLYFVSPMPGHYGPIYLPTLLIIPLFLIVDLANFWSTPEGLGGGVAYAAHLGGTFLGVLAALLYRWKAPTNSVLTQS, translated from the coding sequence ATGATCCTTCCGGCGCCTGAAGATTTTCGAAGTTACACACGTTTCCCACTGACGATCACGCTGGTGGTTTTGAACGTATTTATCTTCTTACTGATTTTTAGTGGCGCGCCGAATTCCGTTTCTTCCGCAAATCTTTTGCAGAAAGACGGTCTGACACTCACGGGCCGACTTTATTATCAATATCTGCAAACTCTGCCAGCAGAACTTCTTTATGAAAAGCCGGCGTGGGTGCATGAAGTGACATCGAACAACACCGAGCAATTGGGTGTTTTAGGGGCCTATGCCCTTCGCGACGCTCGCTATTTAGCCACGGCAGAAACTTGGGCCTATAAGGGTGATGAAATTCAAATCAACCAGTGGCGCTCTGACATTCAGCAATTCCGCAAGAAGTATCAAGAACAGTTGTTGTTCCGCTTTGGATTAAGCTCTTACGAAAAAGGCGCTCTATCCTGGGTGACTTACCAGTTTTCTCACTCGAACTGGATTCATTTAATTTCAAACTTGGCTTTTTTAGCTGTGATCGGAATTGCAGTTGAATCCCTTGTCGGAAGTGGAGCCTTGCTCTTTATATATATGATTGGCGGTATCGCGGGTGGAGCTGGATTCTTATTCTCCGAAGCTCATGGAACAGTGCCGATGGTGGGAGCCAGCGCCTCAATCAGTGCGCTTCTCGCATTTTACTGTGTGGCTGAAACTCGCAAACGCATTCGCTTTCTTTATTTTGTTTCGCCCATGCCGGGGCATTACGGCCCGATCTATTTACCAACTTTGCTCATCATCCCTTTATTTCTGATCGTAGACCTTGCTAATTTCTGGTCGACACCAGAAGGCTTAGGGGGAGGGGTGGCTTATGCTGCTCATCTTGGCGGCACATTCTTAGGCGTTCTGGCGGCGCTTCTTTATCGTTGGAAGGCTCCAACGAATTCGGTTTTAACTCAATCCTGA
- a CDS encoding Dps family protein, with amino-acid sequence MKSSKKKSQSSAVAIDIGIPEADRIKIADGLSRLLADSYTLYLKTHNFHWNVTGPMFQTLHLMFETQYTELATAVDLIAERIRSLGVPAPGTYKEFAKLTSIEEPDGVPSAKEMIRQLVEGQEAVVKTARSIFPKVEKAGDEVSADLLTQRMQLHEKNAWMLRSLLEE; translated from the coding sequence ATGAAATCTTCTAAAAAGAAATCCCAATCAAGCGCCGTAGCCATTGATATCGGAATCCCAGAAGCTGACAGAATCAAAATCGCAGACGGTCTTTCAAGACTTCTTGCAGACTCTTACACTCTTTATCTAAAAACGCACAACTTCCACTGGAACGTGACAGGTCCGATGTTCCAAACTTTGCATTTGATGTTTGAAACTCAATACACAGAACTAGCTACAGCTGTAGACTTGATCGCAGAAAGAATCCGCTCATTGGGCGTTCCTGCACCGGGCACTTACAAAGAGTTCGCAAAACTAACAAGCATCGAAGAACCAGACGGAGTTCCTTCAGCAAAAGAAATGATCCGCCAATTGGTAGAAGGCCAAGAAGCGGTAGTAAAAACAGCCCGCTCGATCTTCCCGAAAGTAGAAAAAGCAGGGGACGAAGTGAGCGCGGATCTACTAACTCAACGTATGCAACTTCACGAAAAGAACGCGTGGATGCTAAGAAGCTTGTTGGAAGAGTAG
- a CDS encoding AMP nucleosidase codes for MKTKKEIVDNWLPRYTGVPLNEFGQYILLTNFGNYVKMFAEKFDVPVRGLDRPMQSATAENITILNFGMGSALAATCMDLLTAVNPKAALFLGKCGGLKKKNQLGDFILPIAAIRGEGTSNEYLPEEIPALPSFRLQKAVSSMIAKHQCDYWTGTVYTTNRRVWEHDENFKDYLTKTRAMAVDMETATIFVTGFVNEIPRGALLLVSDNPMIPDGVKTEESDKKVTANFVDKHLNIGIDALRELRDSGESVKHLRWD; via the coding sequence ATGAAAACAAAAAAAGAAATCGTCGATAACTGGCTGCCTCGCTACACGGGTGTGCCTTTGAACGAATTTGGTCAGTACATTTTGCTTACGAACTTTGGCAATTACGTGAAGATGTTCGCGGAAAAGTTCGATGTCCCAGTGCGCGGTCTTGATCGCCCGATGCAATCAGCAACAGCCGAAAACATCACTATCTTGAACTTCGGTATGGGCAGTGCCCTTGCCGCAACGTGTATGGATCTTCTAACTGCGGTGAATCCTAAAGCAGCTCTTTTCTTAGGGAAGTGCGGTGGGTTGAAAAAGAAAAACCAATTGGGTGACTTCATTCTGCCAATCGCTGCGATCCGCGGCGAGGGGACAAGTAATGAATATCTTCCAGAAGAGATCCCTGCTTTGCCATCGTTCCGCTTGCAGAAAGCTGTTTCTTCGATGATCGCAAAACATCAGTGCGACTACTGGACAGGCACAGTTTACACGACGAACCGTCGCGTGTGGGAACACGATGAAAATTTCAAAGATTACTTAACTAAAACACGTGCAATGGCCGTGGATATGGAAACGGCGACGATCTTTGTTACGGGGTTCGTGAACGAAATTCCTCGCGGAGCTTTGTTGTTGGTATCAGACAACCCGATGATTCCCGATGGCGTGAAGACAGAAGAGAGTGATAAAAAAGTCACCGCGAATTTTGTCGACAAGCACCTGAACATTGGTATCGATGCTTTGCGCGAGTTGCGTGATTCCGGCGAATCCGTGAAACACTTGCGCTGGGATTGA
- a CDS encoding S41 family peptidase, translating into MSRVLAILLALSCAFGAYHFTLQKSFVNPYPVVCDLVSSKIFLEDDQVKKWNRICHRRSRLVTPYSPKKLVIKDINNVLGLLNVSHLEVYDSSEVKSIWRGEALETGIESEFVDSELVIFKLHPKSPGALAGLKKGDVIKSINREQPNPWEAATESGTYLIERKEQEIAFEIKAANIVRKEEVSFEELKNKAAMIQIPSFRADFFADEKIVELQKKLQDVNRLVVDLRGNAGGNFVAGLRFLSLVMCQPEEVGRIVRPRFPQNVTAELPDDLRDEKQLEILDRSKEVLLKTFKQDTCFRGDIKVLVDGKTASVAEMVAQALKEFKKAPLLGSPSRGQMLVGVWYPLNEVGPGVEISIPEALYLSHNKYKIEGQGVELDKVLYYNLNEMQAGIDSWVKRALD; encoded by the coding sequence ATGAGTCGTGTTCTTGCCATACTTCTAGCACTCAGCTGCGCCTTCGGAGCGTATCATTTCACTTTGCAAAAAAGTTTCGTGAACCCGTATCCCGTGGTTTGTGATTTGGTTTCGTCAAAAATTTTTCTGGAAGATGATCAAGTCAAAAAATGGAACCGCATCTGCCATCGTCGCAGTCGTTTGGTAACGCCGTACTCACCAAAGAAATTAGTCATCAAAGATATCAATAATGTTTTGGGTTTGCTCAACGTTTCTCATCTCGAGGTCTATGACTCTTCTGAAGTGAAGAGTATCTGGAGAGGAGAAGCCCTAGAAACCGGCATCGAATCCGAGTTCGTTGATAGTGAACTTGTGATTTTCAAACTTCATCCCAAATCTCCGGGAGCTTTAGCAGGCCTAAAAAAAGGGGACGTCATTAAAAGTATCAACCGTGAACAACCCAATCCTTGGGAAGCGGCGACCGAGTCGGGTACTTACTTGATAGAAAGAAAAGAGCAAGAAATTGCTTTTGAAATCAAAGCCGCGAACATCGTTCGCAAAGAAGAAGTCAGCTTCGAAGAACTCAAAAACAAGGCGGCCATGATTCAAATTCCTTCTTTCCGCGCCGATTTTTTCGCCGATGAAAAAATTGTGGAACTTCAGAAGAAACTGCAAGACGTAAATCGTCTGGTTGTGGACCTTCGAGGAAACGCCGGCGGCAACTTTGTCGCAGGCTTAAGATTTCTTTCGCTTGTTATGTGTCAGCCAGAAGAAGTGGGTCGCATTGTTCGACCTCGCTTTCCGCAAAATGTGACGGCAGAGCTTCCCGATGATTTGCGCGATGAAAAGCAGCTTGAAATTTTGGACCGCAGTAAAGAAGTGCTTCTAAAAACTTTCAAGCAAGACACTTGCTTCCGCGGGGACATCAAAGTCTTGGTAGATGGAAAGACAGCTTCAGTAGCCGAGATGGTCGCACAAGCTCTTAAAGAGTTTAAAAAAGCCCCCCTTCTAGGAAGCCCCAGTCGAGGTCAAATGCTCGTGGGCGTTTGGTATCCCTTGAATGAAGTAGGACCCGGTGTGGAGATCTCGATCCCGGAGGCTTTGTATCTCAGCCATAACAAGTACAAAATCGAAGGGCAGGGTGTCGAACTGGACAAGGTCCTCTATTACAACTTGAACGAGATGCAGGCAGGAATAGACTCCTGGGTAAAGCGCGCTCTAGATTGA
- a CDS encoding RDD family protein has product MVFRDLSAPQSTPSSNEKTATPIASVSDRFIALVLDFLIFSPVISLIIAGLVRQTKTYFLLDATSAEGMISATLVIAVAIFFTCLLQAVFLYYWQATPGQLFMQMRVVSFPHPQQRLSINQCATRAFLWCTGFLVLAIPFLEIVSHPLRRAFHERASDTMVMTLKHVPDDGPHPLESKFIASWMRMSFLFLLLFGVIGFFKTYHSLQTGEYASKENRTVALCKEIKSADLTTSSRMDAALVLYLLNEISPECLSKEADVSLWSDPVSSQDLAYLAKYLTATESEQEKYFDKICEDSSSPTCATARYMLEDGEKEELEHADPKLWITQLLKSDEKYAEQDFLASLALIEELQKVPALKSALEKRFVRSVWGLNEMAYAHPKKKGRVPASASDDSFIETFKERYEVP; this is encoded by the coding sequence ATGGTATTTCGCGATCTATCGGCTCCACAGTCTACACCTTCATCGAATGAAAAAACCGCGACACCGATTGCTTCGGTGTCGGATCGTTTTATTGCCCTGGTTTTAGATTTTCTGATCTTTTCGCCCGTAATTAGTTTAATTATCGCGGGTTTGGTTCGTCAGACTAAAACATATTTTCTTTTGGATGCCACGTCGGCCGAGGGAATGATCTCTGCCACGCTAGTCATCGCCGTCGCCATTTTCTTTACGTGTTTGCTGCAGGCAGTTTTCTTATACTATTGGCAGGCGACGCCGGGACAGCTTTTCATGCAGATGCGTGTGGTGTCTTTTCCGCATCCTCAGCAGCGTCTTTCGATAAATCAATGTGCGACCCGCGCTTTCTTGTGGTGCACGGGATTCTTGGTTTTAGCTATTCCTTTTTTAGAAATCGTCAGTCATCCGCTTCGTCGCGCTTTCCATGAAAGAGCTTCCGACACAATGGTCATGACACTGAAACATGTTCCTGATGACGGCCCTCATCCTCTTGAATCCAAATTCATCGCTTCTTGGATGCGCATGAGCTTTTTATTTTTGCTTCTTTTCGGCGTGATTGGTTTCTTTAAAACCTATCATTCGCTGCAAACCGGGGAGTACGCTTCTAAAGAGAATCGCACGGTGGCTTTATGTAAAGAAATTAAAAGCGCCGATTTGACGACGTCTTCTAGAATGGATGCGGCTCTTGTACTTTATCTTTTAAATGAAATCTCTCCAGAGTGCCTTAGCAAAGAGGCCGATGTTTCTTTATGGAGTGATCCGGTGTCTTCCCAAGACTTGGCCTATCTCGCAAAATATTTAACAGCGACAGAATCAGAGCAAGAAAAATATTTTGATAAAATCTGCGAAGACTCTTCTTCGCCAACATGTGCGACCGCTCGCTACATGTTAGAAGATGGCGAGAAAGAAGAGTTGGAACATGCAGATCCAAAGCTCTGGATTACGCAGCTTCTTAAATCCGATGAAAAATACGCAGAACAAGATTTCCTAGCCAGTCTTGCTCTCATCGAAGAGCTGCAAAAAGTGCCGGCGCTCAAGTCCGCTTTAGAAAAACGTTTTGTGCGTTCAGTGTGGGGCCTTAACGAAATGGCCTATGCTCATCCGAAAAAGAAGGGTCGCGTTCCTGCAAGCGCCTCTGACGATTCTTTCATTGAGACTTTCAAAGAAAGATACGAGGTTCCATGA
- a CDS encoding helix-turn-helix domain-containing protein: MSRTVMIVVSDNQETIENAKKYWETHDVTVQAYSSSQWREGLDNAFFRQQLVAGVPALISGNSPVNSDAGGNVIQFPTATATSSSVQKMEELEAHAIENAIVQYKGNLTEAAKALGIGRATLYRKVKQYHIDPSAARKKKVAA, from the coding sequence ATGTCACGCACAGTAATGATCGTGGTGAGCGATAACCAGGAAACGATTGAGAACGCAAAGAAGTACTGGGAAACACACGATGTGACAGTTCAAGCCTATTCATCTTCACAATGGAGAGAAGGTCTTGATAATGCATTTTTCAGACAACAACTAGTAGCTGGCGTTCCTGCTTTGATTTCAGGTAACAGCCCAGTAAATTCTGATGCTGGCGGTAACGTAATCCAGTTCCCAACAGCGACAGCAACTTCATCTAGCGTACAAAAAATGGAAGAGCTTGAAGCTCATGCTATCGAAAACGCTATCGTACAATACAAAGGCAACTTGACTGAAGCTGCGAAAGCTTTGGGTATCGGTCGCGCGACTTTGTATCGTAAAGTAAAACAATATCACATCGATCCTTCAGCAGCTCGTAAGAAGAAAGTGGCTGCTTAA